Proteins found in one Paenibacillus wynnii genomic segment:
- the dxs gene encoding 1-deoxy-D-xylulose-5-phosphate synthase — protein sequence MLLPQLKDPEQLKSLSVEELTTLADEIRRFLIEKLSVTGGHLASNLGVVELTLALHYCYESPRDKMIYDVGHQAYVHKILTGRMDRFDSLRKQDGLCGFIKRSESKHDVWEAGHSSTSLSAAMGMAVARDLKGEDNKVIAVIGDGALTGGMAFEALNHIGHEKRKLMVILNDNEMSIAPNVGAMHNYLSKIRSDRHYLRAKDEVEGLLKKIPAIGGRLAKTAERMKDSLKYMMVPGVLFEELGFTYLGPVDGHDLEKMIDTFHQADNVAGPVLVHVLTTKGKGYQPAEADSYKWHGITPYKIESGQVLKAVGNPMYTDVFGQTLIELGREDKRLVAVTPAMPGGSGLFPFAKEFPDRMIDVGIAEQHAATLCAALAMEGMKPVFAVYSTFMQRAYDQIVHDICRHNANVMFAIDRAGFVGADGETHQGVYDIAFMRHIPNMVLMMPKDENELRHMMKTAIDYNDGPIAYRYPRINGTGVVLDKEMHNIPIGSWERLRSGDEIAVIACGPMVQLAEEAAELLKREGIQVGVVNARFLKPLDDTMLLDLAHAGTNMIVIEEASQAGSLGSAVLEFFAEHEVYETRVHLMGVPDIFVEHGSIKEQRQLTGLSVEVLCGRIKSMKALSAFPYGKTTTSS from the coding sequence GTGCTGCTTCCACAATTAAAAGATCCTGAGCAACTGAAATCACTGTCGGTCGAAGAACTGACTACTCTTGCGGATGAGATCCGCCGGTTTTTGATCGAGAAGTTATCTGTGACCGGAGGCCATCTGGCATCTAACCTAGGAGTAGTGGAGCTCACGCTGGCCCTGCATTACTGTTATGAGAGTCCACGGGACAAAATGATATATGACGTAGGCCATCAGGCGTACGTTCACAAAATATTGACTGGCCGAATGGACCGCTTTGACTCCCTGCGTAAGCAGGACGGGTTATGCGGGTTTATTAAACGTTCGGAAAGCAAACATGATGTCTGGGAAGCAGGACACAGCAGTACTTCACTGTCTGCTGCCATGGGTATGGCAGTTGCCAGGGATTTGAAGGGTGAGGACAACAAGGTTATTGCCGTCATTGGCGACGGTGCACTTACAGGCGGTATGGCCTTTGAAGCCTTGAACCATATCGGGCATGAGAAGCGTAAACTGATGGTGATTTTGAACGATAATGAGATGTCTATTGCTCCTAACGTAGGGGCGATGCATAATTATTTGAGCAAAATTCGTTCAGACCGTCACTATTTGCGTGCTAAAGATGAAGTTGAGGGACTGCTCAAAAAGATCCCGGCCATCGGGGGGCGTTTAGCTAAGACAGCTGAACGAATGAAGGACAGTCTTAAATATATGATGGTACCCGGTGTGCTTTTTGAAGAGCTTGGATTTACATACCTAGGTCCGGTGGATGGTCATGATCTGGAGAAGATGATCGATACTTTCCATCAGGCGGATAATGTAGCAGGTCCTGTTCTTGTGCATGTGCTTACGACAAAAGGTAAGGGCTATCAACCTGCGGAAGCAGATTCCTATAAATGGCATGGAATTACACCTTATAAGATTGAATCGGGTCAAGTACTAAAAGCGGTAGGCAATCCAATGTATACGGATGTTTTTGGTCAGACCCTTATCGAGCTTGGACGAGAAGACAAACGACTTGTCGCGGTTACTCCTGCGATGCCTGGCGGTTCGGGCCTATTTCCGTTCGCCAAGGAATTCCCAGATCGGATGATAGATGTAGGTATTGCGGAACAGCATGCGGCGACACTTTGCGCTGCGCTGGCAATGGAAGGGATGAAGCCTGTATTCGCGGTTTACTCTACCTTTATGCAACGCGCCTATGATCAGATCGTACATGATATTTGCCGTCATAATGCTAACGTAATGTTTGCTATCGACCGTGCAGGCTTTGTAGGCGCTGATGGAGAGACACATCAGGGAGTATATGATATAGCATTCATGCGTCATATTCCGAACATGGTATTGATGATGCCTAAAGATGAGAATGAACTGCGTCACATGATGAAGACTGCAATTGATTATAATGACGGACCGATTGCATACCGTTATCCCCGTATTAATGGAACGGGTGTAGTTCTCGATAAAGAAATGCATAACATTCCTATCGGCTCCTGGGAGCGGCTTCGTTCGGGAGATGAGATAGCGGTTATAGCCTGCGGTCCAATGGTTCAACTGGCTGAGGAAGCCGCGGAGCTTCTAAAGCGTGAAGGAATTCAGGTTGGAGTGGTTAATGCCCGCTTCCTGAAACCCCTTGATGATACCATGCTGCTTGATCTGGCTCATGCCGGAACTAATATGATCGTTATCGAAGAGGCGAGTCAGGCGGGAAGTCTGGGAAGTGCTGTTCTGGAATTTTTCGCTGAGCATGAAGTGTATGAAACTCGTGTTCATCTTATGGGTGTGCCGGACATTTTTGTTGAACATGGTTCCATTAAAGAGCAGCGGCAGCTGACAGGACTGAGCGTTGAGGTGTTGTGCGGACGTATTAAGTCTATGAAGGCATTAAGTGCCTTCCCCTACGGCAAAACGACAACGTCTTCTTAA
- a CDS encoding polyprenyl synthetase family protein produces MNRYNHELQSGSGESYREPLEDYIAAVAELVTTEIEGLFPEQWEVPQNLREAMKYSLMAGGKRLRPLLVIAACEALGGRREAALPVASAIEMVHTYSLIHDDLPAMDNDDYRRGKLTNHKVFGEATAILAGDALLTHAFYSIVQASRRFGVPAECVLSIVEDLAEMAGPRGMVGGQIADMEGEQGLTELERLQYIHLHKTGDLIVFSLLAGGRIAGATEQQLEALRSFGTHIGLAFQVQDDILDLIGDEGKLGKKTGSDLKQEKVTYPYFIGLEASRQEVERLTETAKLAVSEGGFSDSTRLLEIAGYLMKRDH; encoded by the coding sequence ATGAATCGCTATAATCATGAACTTCAAAGTGGATCCGGGGAATCCTATCGAGAGCCACTTGAGGATTATATTGCAGCGGTAGCGGAGCTTGTCACCACCGAAATAGAAGGGCTTTTCCCGGAACAATGGGAAGTGCCGCAGAATTTACGGGAAGCCATGAAGTATTCGCTTATGGCTGGAGGGAAGCGCCTTCGCCCCTTGCTTGTCATTGCGGCTTGTGAAGCACTTGGGGGACGGAGGGAGGCAGCATTGCCTGTTGCATCAGCTATTGAGATGGTTCATACCTACTCTCTGATTCATGATGACCTGCCTGCTATGGATAATGATGACTACCGCAGGGGCAAGCTAACAAACCATAAAGTATTCGGAGAAGCCACGGCCATTCTTGCCGGGGATGCATTATTAACGCATGCTTTTTACAGTATTGTACAAGCTTCCCGCCGTTTTGGTGTCCCTGCGGAGTGTGTGCTTTCAATAGTGGAGGACTTAGCGGAGATGGCAGGTCCTCGGGGGATGGTCGGAGGACAGATTGCCGATATGGAAGGTGAGCAGGGGCTTACCGAGCTTGAACGGCTGCAATATATCCATTTGCACAAAACGGGAGATCTAATCGTCTTTTCCTTGCTTGCAGGTGGAAGGATTGCTGGAGCCACTGAACAGCAGCTTGAGGCTTTACGGAGCTTCGGTACTCACATTGGTCTGGCGTTTCAAGTTCAGGATGATATCCTTGACCTTATCGGGGATGAAGGCAAGCTTGGCAAAAAGACGGGCAGTGATCTCAAGCAAGAGAAGGTTACCTATCCGTATTTCATCGGCCTTGAGGCCTCACGTCAAGAGGTTGAGCGCCTAACGGAGACAGCCAAGTTAGCAGTATCGGAAGGCGGGTTTTCGGACAGTACCCGATTGCTGGAAATTGCCGGATACTTGATGAAACGGGATCATTGA
- the xseB gene encoding exodeoxyribonuclease VII small subunit yields MAKKPELDFEGAMDRLEEIVRELEHGDVPLEKAIDLFQQGMKLSQLCGSKLEEVEHKIEMIALEDGELRKKPFGARLEGDNDESL; encoded by the coding sequence ATGGCGAAGAAACCGGAACTGGATTTTGAGGGAGCAATGGACCGGCTGGAAGAAATCGTGCGGGAGCTTGAGCACGGTGACGTTCCCCTGGAGAAAGCCATAGATCTTTTTCAGCAGGGCATGAAGCTGTCGCAGCTATGCGGCAGTAAGCTTGAAGAAGTGGAGCATAAGATTGAAATGATTGCCTTAGAGGACGGAGAACTGCGCAAAAAACCGTTCGGTGCCCGGCTGGAAGGGGACAACGATGAATCGCTATAA
- the xseA gene encoding exodeoxyribonuclease VII large subunit: MAAERQVYSIKELNRYIRMKLDSDTLLSDVWIRGEISNFTHHGSGHMYFTLKDESSRIKAIMFSSHNQRLPFVPKEGARVIARGNVTVYERDGQYQFYATHMQPDGIGSLYLAYEQLKSKLELEGLFSADRKRPLPRFPRCIGVITSPTGAAVRDIMITLKRRFPQASVVLYPVLVQGKGAGPSVVKAIQELNAMGEADVLIVGRGGGSLEELWAFNEEGVARAIAASEIPVISAVGHETDFTIADFVADLRAATPTAAAELAVPNVGELTAQLLQTQRRLRQSLLRRAQRNRERLSSLQRSPVLVNPRRYLLQHSQRLDMLQRRLAVALATRVSRARERQTVLQHSLQRFTPREGVIAARKRTESLRRELVSAMQARLQEKRSRYVAEMRHLDALSPLKVMSRGYSLVYDEGEQQLIKSMTEVQIGDLVVIKLNDGQLDCQVLGMKEEAKGDGEETGTGF; encoded by the coding sequence ATGGCAGCCGAGCGTCAGGTTTATTCGATTAAGGAACTTAACCGCTATATCCGAATGAAGCTGGATTCGGACACCTTACTGTCTGATGTATGGATTCGGGGTGAAATTTCGAATTTCACGCATCATGGCAGTGGACATATGTACTTCACTTTAAAAGATGAGAGCAGCCGTATTAAGGCTATAATGTTCTCCTCCCATAACCAGAGATTGCCTTTTGTCCCGAAGGAAGGCGCACGGGTAATTGCCCGCGGAAATGTGACTGTATATGAACGGGATGGGCAATACCAATTCTATGCGACACATATGCAGCCTGACGGCATAGGCAGTCTTTATCTCGCTTATGAGCAATTGAAGAGCAAGCTTGAACTTGAGGGGTTGTTCTCAGCGGATCGTAAGCGTCCCCTGCCTCGATTTCCGCGCTGTATTGGGGTAATTACTTCTCCAACAGGTGCGGCGGTACGAGATATCATGATTACACTTAAGCGGCGTTTTCCGCAAGCGTCAGTTGTATTATATCCTGTTCTTGTACAGGGAAAAGGTGCCGGACCTTCCGTAGTGAAGGCGATTCAAGAATTGAACGCCATGGGGGAAGCGGATGTACTTATCGTCGGACGTGGCGGTGGGTCGCTTGAGGAACTGTGGGCGTTCAACGAAGAAGGAGTCGCCCGGGCGATTGCTGCGTCGGAGATTCCTGTGATTTCGGCCGTAGGACATGAGACTGACTTCACGATCGCCGATTTTGTTGCAGACCTCAGGGCCGCAACACCAACAGCCGCTGCAGAGCTGGCTGTGCCTAACGTAGGCGAGCTGACGGCTCAATTGCTGCAGACGCAGCGCCGTCTGCGCCAGAGTCTGCTCCGTCGTGCTCAGCGTAACCGGGAGCGACTCTCTTCCCTACAGCGATCCCCGGTGCTGGTGAACCCGCGCCGATATCTGCTTCAGCATTCACAGCGGCTGGACATGCTTCAGCGGCGGCTTGCCGTCGCCTTGGCAACGCGCGTTAGTCGCGCACGCGAGCGTCAAACCGTTCTGCAGCATAGCCTGCAGAGGTTTACGCCGCGCGAGGGGGTTATTGCTGCCCGGAAACGCACTGAAAGTCTGCGTCGCGAGCTGGTGAGTGCTATGCAGGCACGGCTGCAAGAGAAGCGATCCCGTTATGTGGCGGAAATGCGCCACTTGGATGCGCTTAGCCCACTCAAAGTAATGTCGAGAGGCTACAGCCTTGTCTATGACGAAGGTGAACAGCAGCTTATTAAATCAATGACAGAAGTACAAATAGGTGATCTTGTGGTGATCAAGCTGAACGACGGGCAACTTGACTGCCAAGTACTGGGGATGAAGGAGGAGGCCAAAGGCGATGGCGAAGAAACCGGAACTGGATTTTGA
- the folD gene encoding bifunctional methylenetetrahydrofolate dehydrogenase/methenyltetrahydrofolate cyclohydrolase FolD, protein MTAAIISGKQVSDEIRIDIAREVALLSERGAQPGLAVVLVGEDPASQVYVRNKEKSCVNLGFYSEVHRLSASTSQEELLAMIDDLNSRNEIDGILVQLPLPKHIDEKAVINAIAVEKDVDGFHPVNVGNLVIGDDSLLPCTPAGVIELIKRTGTGLSGKHAVVIGRSNIVGKPVSLLLQRENATVTMCHSRTANMAELCLQADILVVAIGRANFIDASFVKPGAVVIDVGMNRLDNGKLAGDVDYESAKEVAGYITPVPGGVGPMTITMLMSNTLIAAKRRRGLE, encoded by the coding sequence ATGACAGCAGCAATCATCAGCGGTAAACAAGTATCGGATGAAATTCGTATCGACATTGCCCGGGAGGTTGCGTTACTCTCAGAACGTGGTGCACAGCCAGGTCTTGCCGTAGTACTGGTAGGAGAAGATCCAGCTTCGCAGGTATATGTGCGGAATAAGGAGAAGTCTTGTGTTAATTTAGGCTTCTATTCCGAGGTGCACAGACTGTCTGCTTCCACTTCGCAGGAAGAACTGCTCGCTATGATAGATGATTTGAACAGCCGCAACGAGATTGATGGGATTCTAGTTCAGCTCCCGCTGCCTAAGCATATTGATGAGAAAGCGGTTATTAATGCGATCGCTGTGGAGAAGGATGTGGATGGCTTTCATCCTGTCAATGTAGGTAATCTTGTTATTGGTGATGACAGTCTGCTCCCTTGTACTCCGGCAGGGGTTATTGAATTGATCAAACGGACCGGAACGGGATTGTCTGGCAAACACGCAGTAGTTATCGGACGCAGCAATATTGTAGGAAAGCCAGTCTCCCTATTGCTTCAGAGAGAAAATGCTACTGTAACCATGTGCCATTCCCGCACAGCAAACATGGCTGAGTTATGCCTTCAGGCGGACATTCTGGTAGTAGCCATTGGCCGTGCTAACTTTATCGATGCCTCTTTTGTGAAGCCGGGAGCTGTCGTAATCGACGTTGGTATGAACCGACTGGATAACGGCAAGCTTGCAGGAGATGTGGATTATGAAAGCGCGAAAGAAGTTGCCGGATATATTACACCTGTTCCAGGCGGTGTGGGTCCGATGACTATAACTATGCTCATGAGCAATACGCTGATTGCGGCAAAACGGCGCCGTGGCTTGGAATAG